In a genomic window of Glycine max cultivar Williams 82 chromosome 13, Glycine_max_v4.0, whole genome shotgun sequence:
- the LOC100784429 gene encoding mitochondrial fission protein ELM1: protein MRIKPILLPEPPSPTAARGTPDIFESGVHTLVRRAVVIGNGFPSSENHSIGLLRALGLSHDHLLFRVTRPRGGIDDWLHWFPLSLHRKFHYLISMFRAFSSKSNYLPLTSHPNGLSSILQADANHIVNLARETYEKEGPLLVVASGRDTISVASSIKRLAPDLVFVVQIQHPRSHLNRFDMVITPHHDYYPLTPEGQKQVPKFLRRWITPREPPDSHVVLTLGALHRIDFASLRSAAIAWQDVFANVPRPLLVVNIGGPTKNCQYGVDLAKQLATSLISVLGSCGSVRISFSDRTPQKVSNIIVKELGNNRKVYIWDGQEPNPHMGHLAWADAFVVTADSVSMISEACSTGKPVYIMGAELCRWKFTEFHKSLRERGVARPFTGSEDISENWSYPPLDDTADAARRVHEALAARGWKLKI from the exons ATGCGAATTAAGCCAATCCTGCTCCCGGAGCCGCCCAGCCCGACGGCGGCGCGTGGCACTCCCGACATCTTCGAATCCGGTGTCCACACCCTCGTCCGCCGCGCCGTTGTCATCGGCAACGGTTTCCCCTCCTCCGAGAATCACAGCATCGGTTTGCTCCGCGCCCTTGGCCTCTCCCACGACCACCTCCTATTC CGCGTTACGAGGCCGAGAGGTGGAATCGACGATTGGCTCCATTGGTTTCCCCTTTCTCTCCATCGAAAATTTCATTACCTAATTTCCATGTTCCGCGCCTTCTCCTCCAAATCTAACTACCTACCCCTCACTTCCCACCCTAACGGCTTGTCCTCTATCCTCCAAGCCGATGCCAATCACATAGTCAATTTAGCTCGCGAAACTTATGAAAA gGAGGGACCGTTATTGGTAGTTGCATCTGGAAGAGACACAATTTCTGTTGCGAGTTCCATAAAACGTTTAGCTCCTGATCTTGTTTTTGTTGTTCAG ATACAACATCCAAGGTCTCATTTGAATAGGTTTGACATGGTAATTACACCTCATCATGATTATTATCCTTTGACTCCAGAAGGACAGAAGCAGGTTCCTAAGTTTCTTAGAAGGTGGATAACTCCACGCGAGCCTCCAGATAGTCATGTG GTTCTGACATTGGGAGCCTTACATCGAATAGATTTTGCTTCACTTCGCAGTGCTGCCATTGCATGGCAAGATGTGTTTGCAAATGTTCCAAGGCCATTGCTCGTGGTCAACATTGGAGGCCCAACAA AAAACTGTCAATATGGTGTTGACCTTGCAAAGCAGTTAGCAACATCTTTGATCAGTGTTCTTGGTAGTTGTGGGAGTGTAAGAATATCCTTTTCTGATAGGACTCCACAAAAG GTATCCAATATTATAGTGAAAGAACTTGGAAATAATCGGAAAGTTTATATTTGGGATGGgcaag AACCAAACCCACATATGGGGCATCTGGCTTGGGCTGATGCATTTGTTGTCACAGCAGATTCAGTTAGCATGATAAGTGAAGCTTGCAGCACCGG GAAGCCTGTGTATATTATGGGAGCTGAGCTTTGCAGATGGAAATTCACAGAATTCCACAAATCATTGAGAGAACGGGGAGTTGCTAGGCCTTTTACAGGGTCTGAGGAT ATATCGGAAAATTGGAGTTATCCACCCCTTGATGACACTGCTGATGCAGCTAGACGGGTTCATGAAGCGCTTGCTGCCCGAGGGTGGAAACTGAAGATATAG
- the LOC100795360 gene encoding capsanthin/capsorubin synthase, chromoplastic — MGTSFMLFSPPPLLKPHQVPLTTPFPLPQTHHTASRNKRVHSTSKFGNFLDFKPENKPESLDFDLPWCHPSDRNRFDVIIIGAGPAGTRLAEQVSLYGVKVCCVDPDPLSVWPNNYGVWRDEFESLGLEDCLDKTWPMACVYVDDGKTKYLDRCYGRVGRRKLKERLVQGCVSNGVRFHKAKVWQVQHQEFESKVLCDDGVELKGSLVVDASGFASNFVAYDKVRHHGFQIAHGVLAEVDDHPFDLDKMVLMDWRDSHLGNEPYLRASNSRFPTFLYAMPFSSNLIFLEETSLVSRPVLSYMEVKRRMVARLRHLGIRVKRVLEDEKCLIPMGGPLPRIPQEVMAIGGTSGVVHPSTGYMVARTMAVAPVVAFAITQCLGSTRMIRGKQLHDKVWNSMWPIENRLVREFYSFGMETLLKLDLNGSRSFFDAFFNLKPYYWQGFLSSRLTLNELLWLSISLFGHASNPSRFDIVTKCPVPMAKMVGNIALEYIG, encoded by the coding sequence ATGGGCACTAGTTTCATGCTATTTTCTCCACCGCCTCTGCTCAAGCCTCACCAAGTACCCCTCACCACTCCATTCCCTCTTCCTCAAACCCATCACACAGCATCAAGAAACAAGAGGGTCCACAGCACCAGCAAATTCGGAAACTTTCTTGACTTCAAACCCGAGAACAAACCCGAATCCTTAGATTTTGACCTTCCATGGTGCCACCCTTCTGACCGCAATCGTTTTGATGTGATCATCATTGGTGCTGGCCCTGCAGGCACAAGGCTCGCCGAGCAAGTGTCCCTCTATGGAGTTAAGGTTTGTTGTGTTGATCCTGACCCTCTTTCTGTGTGGCCTAACAACTATGGTGTGTGGAGAGATGAGTTTGAGAGCCTTGGTCTTGAGGATTGCTTGGACAAAACATGGCCCATGGCTTGTGTTTATGTGGATGATGGCAAGACCAAGTATTTGGATCGGTGTTATGGGAGGGTTGGTAGGAGGAAGCTGAAGGAGAGATTGGTTCAAGGCTGTGTCTCCAATGGGGTTAGGTTTCACAAGGCAAAGGTGTGGCAAGTTCAGCACCAAGAGTTTGAGTCCAAAGTTTTGTGTGATGATGGGGTGGAATTGAAGGGGAGTTTGGTTGTTGATGCTAGTGGATTCGCAAGTAATTTTGTAGCATATGACAAGGTGAGACACCATGGTTTTCAGATTGCTCATGGTGTTTTGGCTGAGGTGGATGATCACCCTTTTGATTTGGACAAGATGGTTTTAATGGACTGGAGGGATTCTCATTTGGGGAATGAACCCTACTTGAGAGCTAGTAATTCAAGGTTTCCTACTTTCCTCTATGCAATGCCATTTAGTTCCAATTTGATATTTCTTGAGGAGACTTCCCTTGTGAGCCGTCCAGTGTTGTCTTACATGGAAGTGAAGAGGAGGATGGTTGCAAGGCTAAGGCACTTAGGCATTAGAGTGAAGAGGGTTTTGGAGGATGAGAAGTGTTTGATTCCAATGGGAGGACCTCTTCCAAGGATCCCCCAAGAAGTGATGGCTATTGGTGGCACTTCTGGGGTAGTGCACCCTTCCACAGGTTACATGGTGGCTAGAACAATGGCTGTGGCTCCTGTTGTGGCTTTTGCTATAACTCAGTGCCTTGGCTCCACCAGAATGATCAGGGGGAAACAACTTCATGATAAAGTTTGGAATAGCATGTGGCCAATTGAGAACAGGCTGGTAAGGGAATTTTACTCTTTTGGAATGGAGACTTTGTTGAAACTTGACTTGAATGGAAGCAGGAGTTTCTTTGATGCATTTTTTAACTTGAAACCTTATTACTGGCAAGGGTTCCTCTCTTCGAGGTTGACTTTGAATGAGCTTCTTTGGTTAAGCATATCACTCTTTGGACATGCCTCAAATCCATCCAGGTTTGATATTGTCACAAAGTGTCCTGTTCCAATGGCTAAGATGGTGGGCAATATCGCTTTGGAGTACattggatga
- the LOC100783901 gene encoding casparian strip membrane protein 5-like: protein MDSGKEGEAPAATTSPESRRTRSNGKGKGIADAAPPSATVVSTKATPLPRAGWKKGVAILDFILRLGAIGSALGAAAIMGNSEQILPFFTQFFQFHAQWDDFPMFQFFVFANGAAGGFLILSLPFSIVCIVRPFAVGPRLLLVILDILMMALVMAAASAAAAVVYLAHNGSQDANWIAICQQFTDFCQVTSEAMVASFVAAFFLICLIVVSSVALKRD from the exons ATGGACTCTGGGAAAGAGGGTGAGGCACCGGCAGCTACCACCAGCCCGGAATCGAGGAGGACCAGGAGCAATGGAAAAGGGAAAGGCATTGCTGATGCTGCTCCACCTTCTGCAACTGTAGTTTCCACAAAAGCTACCCCACTCCCAAGAGCTGGATGGAAAAAGGGTGTTGCAATCCTTGATTTCATCCTTCGGCTCGGAGCCATTGGTTCTGCTCTAGGTGCTGCTGCCATCATGGGGAACAGTGAACAGATACTTCCATTCTTCACACAGTTCTTCCAGTTTCATGCTCAGTGGGATGATTTTCCAATGTTCCA GTTTTTTGTGTTTGCAAATGGAGCAGCAGGTGGATTCCTCATCCTCTCCTTGCCATTTTCAATTGTCTGCATTGTTCGGCCTTTCGCAGTAGGGCCAAGGCTTCTACTTGTGATCCTAGACATA TTGATGATGGCTCTAGTGATGGCAGCTGCTTCAGCTGCTGCAGCTGTTGTGTACTTAGCTCACAATGGGAGCCAAGATGCAAATTGGATTGCCATTTGTCAGCAGTTCACTGACTTCTGTCAGGTTACCAGTGAGGCTATGGTGGCTTCTTTCGTTGCAGCATTTTTCTTGATTTGCTTGATTGTGGTGTCCTCTGTGGCTCTCAAAAGGGATTGA
- the LOC100784960 gene encoding NAC domain-containing protein 90 isoform X1 translates to MEFLPPGFRFYPTEEELVVFYLHNQLEGQIHDTSRVIPVTDINGVEPWNLPTLAGEFCRGDTEQWFFFSPRQEREARGGRPNRTTASGYWKATGSPGHVYSSDNKVIGMKKTMVFYKGKAPTGRKTKWKMHQYKAIEHSHQSNTAPPKQLRHEFSLCRVYVISGSFRSFDRRPLEMPRIELRVDGDRGAASTSTQQRAAVVDGLSSSDTSSHSGGGRGGSHISEAGAGSSGTNWNASNSRVEEPLWEWEQLNWP, encoded by the exons ATGGAGTTTCTCCCACCTGGTTTTCGATTCTACCCAACAGAGGAAGAATTAGTTGTCTTCTATCTACACAACCAGCTAGAAGGCCAAATACACGACACAAGCAGAGTCATTCCAGTCACTGACATCAATGGCGTAGAGCCATGGAACCTTCCAA CACTTGCAGGGGAGTTTTGTCGTGGAGACACGGAGCAATGGTTTTTCTTTTCACCTAGACAAGAGAGAGAGGCCAGAGGAGGCAGACCCAACCGAACCACGGCAAGTGGGTATTGGAAGGCCACGGGTTCCCCTGGCCATGTTTACTCTTCTGACAACAAAGTCATTGGGATGAAGAAAACCATGGTGTTTTACAAAGGGAAAGCTCCCACCGGAAGGAAAACCAAATGGAAGATGCATCAATACAAAGCCATTGAACACTCTCACCAATCCAACACTGCCCCTCCCAAG CAGTTGAGGCACGAATTCAGCTTGTGTCGTGTGTACGTGATATCGGGAAGCTTTCGATCGTTTGATCGACGCCCACTGGAGATGCCAAGAATTGAGCTACGAGTTGATGGGGACAGAGGTGCTGCTTCAACAAGTACTCAACAGAGAGCAGCAGTGGTGGATGGATTAAGTTCTTCTGATACTTCTTCCCACTCTGGAGGAGGAAGAGGGGGTTCTCATATCTCAGAGGCTGGAGCAGGGTCAAGTGGAACCAATTGGAATGCTAGTAATAGTAGGGTTGAGGAACCACTTTGGGAATGGGAACAACTTAATTGGCCATGA
- the LOC121173286 gene encoding secreted RxLR effector protein 161-like, translated as MAEFEMTDLEKLSHFLVLEFNQVQKRMLMHQSKYAQEILKRFGMMNCNYASTPVEPRLKLEKDPEEELYDATEFRKLIGSLRYLCNSRPDICFAVSLISRFMKKPRVSHMQAAKRVLRFVKGTIDSGVLFPFEVESGKLDMFGYTNSNWKRDPKQKKSTGGYLFMYYDAPVAWSSRKQEVVALSTCEAEYVAASLGACQVITAK; from the coding sequence ATGGCTGAGTTTGAGATGACTGATTTAGAGAAATTATCACATTTTCTTGTATTAGAGTTTAACCAAGTCCAGAAAAGAATGCTCATGCACCAAAGCAAATATGCACAGGAAATTCTCAAGAGATTTGGTATGATGAATTGCAATTATGCTTCTACACCAGTTGAACCTAGGCTTAAGCTGGAAAAGGATCCTGAAGAGGAACTGTATGATGCAACTGAGTTCAGGAAATTGATTGGATCCCTGAGATACTTATGCAATAGCAGACCTGATATCTGCTTTGCAGTAAGCTTGATCAGCAGATTCATGAAAAAGCCTAGAGTGTCACACATGCAAGCAGCCAAAAGAGTGTTGAGGTTTGTTAAGGGGACAATTGACAGTGGTGTGTTGTTCCCTTTTGAAGTTGAATCAGGAAAATTAGATATGTTTGGTTACACAAATTCTAATTGGAAAAGAGATCCAAAACAGAAGAAAAGCACTGGAGGATATCTATTCATGTATTATGATGCACCAGTGGCTTGGAGCTCTAGGAAACAGGAAGTGGTAGCCTTATCCACTTGTGAAGCTGAGTATGTGGCAGCATCACTTGGTGCATGTCaagtgataactgctaaataa
- the LOC100783361 gene encoding mRNA-decapping enzyme-like protein-like, with protein MSQNGKLMPNLDQHSTKLLNLTVLQRIDPFVEEILITAAHVTFYEFNIDLSQWSRKDVEGSLFVVKRNTQPRFQFIVMNRRNTENLVENLLGDFEYEVQIPYLLYRNAAQEVNGIWFYNARECEEVANLFSRILNAYAKVPPKSKVSSTKSEFEELEAVPTMAVMDGPLEPSSSTTSNVADVPDDPSFVNFFSAAMAIGNTSNTPITGQPYQSSAAISSSSVPTHTATPTVPTLQIPSLSQSTPLIPPLDAVESICSSNRTAKLVKPSFFVPPPSSAMMIPPVSSSTPTAPPLHPAVNVHRPYGAPLLQPFPPPNPPLSLAPAASPSSSPNYGSVISREKVRDALMVLVQDNQFIDMVYRALLNAHQS; from the exons ATGTCTCAAAACGGGAAGCTGATGCCAAATCTAGACCAGCACAGCACCAAGCTTCTCAATCTCACTGTTCTCCAACGAATCGACCCCTTCGTTGAAGAAATTCTCATCACCGCCGCACATGTCACCTTCTACGAGTTCAACATCGACCTCAGTCAATGG AGCCGCAAGGACGTTGAAGGATCTCTCTTCGTTGTCAAGAG GAACACACAACCTCGATTTCAGTTTATTGTGATGAACCGTCGCAATACTG AAAATTTGGTGGAGAATCTCTTGGGCGATTTTGAGTATGAAGTTCAGATTCCATATTTACTGTATAGAAATGCTGCTCAAGAAGTGAATGGTATCTGGTTCTATAATGCACGTGAATGTGAAGAGGTTGCCAATCTTTTTAGCAG GATCCTTAATGCGTATGCCAAGGTTCCTCCTAAGTCAAAGGTTTCTTCTACAAAGAG TGAGTTTGAGGAACTAGAAGCAGTACCAACTATGGCAGTAATGGATGGTCCtcttgagccatcatcatctactACTTCCAATGTGGCTGATGTTCCTGATGATCCATCCTTTGTAAACTTCTTCAGT GCAGCCATGGCTATTGGGAATACTTCAAACACTCCAATTACTGGACAACCTTATCAGTCTTCTGCTGCAATTTCTTCATCTTCAGTGCCAACTCATACTGCTACACCCACTGTTCCAACCTTACAGATACCCTCTCTTTCACAATCTACTCCTCTAATACCCCCGCTTGATGCTGTTGAGTCCATCTGCAGCAGTAACCGAACCGCAAAACTTGTGAAGCCTTCTTTTTTCGTCCCTCCCCCTTCTTCAGCAATGATGATACCCCCCGTATCTTCATCTACTCCGACGGCCCCTCCACTTCATCCTGCTGTTAATGTACATCGCCCATATGGTGCTCCACTGCTACAGCCATTTCCACCGCCAAATCCACCACTGTCACTTGCTCCTGCTGCTTCTCCCTCTTCCTCTCCAAACTATGGTTCAGTTATTTCCAGAGAAAAGGTTCGAGATGCGCTTATGGTGCTTGTTCAG GACAATCAATTCATTGATATGGTCTATAGAGCACTGCTGAATGCTCATCAATCATGA
- the LOC100784960 gene encoding NAC domain-containing protein 90 isoform X2, giving the protein MEFLPPGFRFYPTEEELVVFYLHNQLEGQIHDTSRVIPVTDINGVEPWNLPTLAGEFCRGDTEQWFFFSPRQEREARGGRPNRTTASGYWKATGSPGHVYSSDNKVIGMKKTMVFYKGKAPTGRKTKWKMHQYKAIEHSHQSNTAPPKLRHEFSLCRVYVISGSFRSFDRRPLEMPRIELRVDGDRGAASTSTQQRAAVVDGLSSSDTSSHSGGGRGGSHISEAGAGSSGTNWNASNSRVEEPLWEWEQLNWP; this is encoded by the exons ATGGAGTTTCTCCCACCTGGTTTTCGATTCTACCCAACAGAGGAAGAATTAGTTGTCTTCTATCTACACAACCAGCTAGAAGGCCAAATACACGACACAAGCAGAGTCATTCCAGTCACTGACATCAATGGCGTAGAGCCATGGAACCTTCCAA CACTTGCAGGGGAGTTTTGTCGTGGAGACACGGAGCAATGGTTTTTCTTTTCACCTAGACAAGAGAGAGAGGCCAGAGGAGGCAGACCCAACCGAACCACGGCAAGTGGGTATTGGAAGGCCACGGGTTCCCCTGGCCATGTTTACTCTTCTGACAACAAAGTCATTGGGATGAAGAAAACCATGGTGTTTTACAAAGGGAAAGCTCCCACCGGAAGGAAAACCAAATGGAAGATGCATCAATACAAAGCCATTGAACACTCTCACCAATCCAACACTGCCCCTCCCAAG TTGAGGCACGAATTCAGCTTGTGTCGTGTGTACGTGATATCGGGAAGCTTTCGATCGTTTGATCGACGCCCACTGGAGATGCCAAGAATTGAGCTACGAGTTGATGGGGACAGAGGTGCTGCTTCAACAAGTACTCAACAGAGAGCAGCAGTGGTGGATGGATTAAGTTCTTCTGATACTTCTTCCCACTCTGGAGGAGGAAGAGGGGGTTCTCATATCTCAGAGGCTGGAGCAGGGTCAAGTGGAACCAATTGGAATGCTAGTAATAGTAGGGTTGAGGAACCACTTTGGGAATGGGAACAACTTAATTGGCCATGA